In the Azospirillum formosense genome, one interval contains:
- the fbaA gene encoding class II fructose-bisphosphate aldolase — translation MSAPTRLKPGVVTGEDYRALIAACQDGGYALPAVNVVGTNGINAVLEAAAKNRSDVIVQLSNGGARFYAGEGMKDALQARILGAVSAAQHVHLLAEQYGVCVVLHTDHANKGLIPWVEGMIGHGEEHFRRTGRPLFSSHMLDLSEESLDLNLSECARILKRLAPLGMSLEIELGVTGGEEDGIGSEDLDAANNAHLYTQPEDVLRAYEELSPIGHFSVAASFGNVHGVYAPGNVKLRPEILGASQALVSERHGGGAKPLALVFHGGSGSEKEKIAQAVGFGVFKMNIDTDTQFAFAESIGGFVLENQAAFRHQIDPQSGKPLKKLYDPRKWLRLGEQGMVRRLDEAFADLGAAGKSLAG, via the coding sequence ATGTCTGCCCCGACCCGACTGAAGCCCGGCGTCGTGACCGGAGAGGACTACCGCGCGCTGATCGCCGCCTGCCAGGACGGCGGTTACGCTCTGCCGGCGGTCAACGTGGTCGGCACCAACGGGATCAACGCCGTCCTCGAGGCGGCGGCGAAGAACCGCTCCGACGTGATCGTGCAGCTGTCCAACGGCGGCGCCCGCTTCTACGCCGGCGAGGGCATGAAGGACGCGCTCCAGGCGCGCATCCTCGGCGCCGTGTCGGCGGCCCAGCACGTCCATCTTCTGGCCGAGCAGTACGGCGTCTGCGTCGTCCTGCACACGGACCACGCGAACAAGGGTCTGATTCCCTGGGTCGAGGGCATGATCGGCCATGGCGAGGAGCATTTCCGCCGCACCGGCCGGCCGCTGTTCAGCTCGCACATGCTCGACCTGTCTGAGGAGTCGCTGGACTTGAACCTGTCGGAATGCGCCCGCATCCTCAAGCGCCTCGCCCCGCTGGGCATGAGCCTGGAGATCGAGTTGGGCGTGACCGGCGGCGAGGAGGACGGCATCGGGTCGGAGGATCTGGACGCCGCCAACAACGCCCACCTCTACACCCAGCCGGAGGACGTGCTGCGCGCCTACGAGGAGCTGTCGCCCATCGGCCATTTCTCGGTCGCGGCCTCCTTCGGCAACGTGCACGGCGTCTACGCCCCGGGCAACGTCAAGCTGCGCCCGGAAATCCTCGGCGCCTCGCAGGCCCTGGTGTCGGAGCGTCACGGCGGCGGTGCCAAGCCGCTGGCCCTGGTGTTCCACGGCGGTTCGGGGTCGGAGAAGGAGAAGATCGCCCAGGCGGTCGGCTTCGGCGTGTTCAAGATGAACATCGACACCGACACCCAGTTCGCCTTCGCCGAGTCCATCGGCGGCTTCGTGCTGGAGAATCAGGCGGCCTTCCGCCATCAGATCGACCCGCAGTCGGGCAAGCCGCTGAAGAAGCTGTACGACCCGCGCAAGTGGCTGCGCCTGGGCGAGCAGGGCATGGTCCGCCGCCTCGACGAGGCCTTCGCCGATCTGGGCGCCGCCGGCAAGTCGCTGGCCGGCTGA
- a CDS encoding glycosyltransferase: MEVLKFAPEDFAHELLALEVAKLIKDETPPAEPLTFHAYWDGALNEKHLISIKSCYLFNVRGRANKIILWTRNGVENAHRDDIGQYAEIRAFSERDECRGTFLEGNDFGRSLDASFYSDIVRYILLYKYGGVWFDLDCLFLRSVTPLLNQFPGKILAYRWEQQSYPNGALYISPTPRSEAMRGNIEFIRKRGRGWGFQQAGLVYDTPMDILVLPCPWFDAGWIDNPVLHFRDFLRASPVAFDLDSFFPGAFCFHWHNKWHDVIEPESPMDRLARDIDRQLSVGR; the protein is encoded by the coding sequence ATGGAAGTGCTGAAATTCGCGCCGGAGGATTTCGCCCACGAACTTCTGGCGCTCGAAGTCGCCAAGCTCATCAAGGACGAGACGCCTCCGGCGGAGCCGCTCACCTTCCACGCCTACTGGGACGGCGCGCTGAACGAGAAGCACCTCATCTCGATCAAAAGCTGCTACCTGTTCAATGTCCGTGGCCGCGCGAACAAAATCATCCTGTGGACGCGGAACGGCGTCGAGAACGCGCATCGGGACGACATCGGACAATACGCCGAGATCCGCGCCTTTTCCGAGCGCGACGAATGCCGCGGGACCTTTCTCGAGGGGAATGATTTCGGGCGGTCGCTCGACGCGTCCTTCTACTCCGACATCGTCCGCTACATCCTGCTCTACAAATACGGCGGTGTGTGGTTCGACCTCGACTGCCTGTTCCTGAGGAGCGTCACGCCACTCCTGAACCAGTTTCCCGGCAAGATCCTGGCCTACCGCTGGGAACAGCAGAGCTATCCCAACGGCGCGCTCTACATCTCCCCCACGCCCCGGTCGGAGGCGATGAGGGGCAACATCGAGTTCATCCGGAAACGGGGGCGCGGCTGGGGTTTCCAACAGGCCGGTCTGGTGTACGACACGCCGATGGACATTCTGGTGCTGCCGTGCCCCTGGTTCGACGCCGGATGGATCGACAATCCCGTGCTGCACTTCAGGGATTTCCTGAGGGCGTCGCCGGTCGCCTTCGATCTCGACAGCTTCTTCCCCGGCGCCTTCTGCTTCCACTGGCACAACAAGTGGCACGACGTCATCGAGCCGGAGAGCCCGATGGATCGCCTCGCCCGTGACATCGACCGCCAGCTGTCCGTGGGGCGGTGA
- the ccoG gene encoding cytochrome c oxidase accessory protein CcoG, whose product MMSVSTTEPQTATRPAEPARKSSLYARHNKIYPKSVAGAFRRLKWLTLICLLSLYYITPWIRWDRGPNAPDQAVLVDMPGRRLYVFFIELWPQQVYYLTGALILGAIGLFLATALAGRVWCGYACPQTVWSDLFLWVERRIEGDRGDRIRLDHAPWSPAKLGKKAAKHAAWLLIALLTGGAWVFYFNDAPTLALEMLRFEASSTVLLFVGLFTATTYLLAGHAREQVCIYMCPWPRFQAAMQDEESLTVTYEDWRGEGRGHLKRSQSWEERKAKGLGDCIDCGACVHVCPTGVDIRNGPQLACIGCGLCVDACNDVMARIGRPGDLVRFDSLNAQIARANGAKPAFKPVRPRTIIYTLLLVVVGGMMAAGLVLKPKVDVNILRDRAPLFVTLSNGEIQNAYTVKVLNMTRAAQSYRLSVSGLPGAALSVAGGEDAAADGSVLIQADPDSVATHRVLVRVPKEALRQPSTPTAFVVTRQPDGLTVQHETVFLGP is encoded by the coding sequence ATGATGAGCGTTTCCACCACCGAGCCGCAAACCGCCACCCGCCCCGCGGAACCCGCGCGCAAGAGCAGCCTTTACGCCAGGCACAACAAGATCTATCCGAAGTCGGTCGCCGGCGCCTTCCGCCGGCTGAAATGGCTGACGCTGATCTGTCTGCTGAGCCTCTATTACATCACCCCCTGGATCCGCTGGGACCGCGGCCCCAACGCGCCGGACCAAGCGGTGCTGGTGGATATGCCGGGCCGCCGCCTGTACGTCTTCTTCATCGAGCTGTGGCCGCAGCAGGTCTATTACCTGACCGGCGCGCTGATCCTGGGGGCCATCGGCCTGTTCCTGGCGACCGCGCTCGCCGGGCGCGTCTGGTGCGGCTACGCCTGCCCGCAGACGGTGTGGAGCGACCTGTTCCTGTGGGTGGAGCGCCGGATCGAGGGCGACCGCGGCGACCGCATCCGCCTCGACCACGCCCCCTGGTCGCCGGCCAAGCTGGGCAAGAAGGCGGCCAAGCACGCCGCGTGGCTGCTCATCGCGCTGCTGACCGGCGGGGCCTGGGTCTTCTATTTCAACGACGCCCCGACCCTGGCGCTGGAGATGCTGCGGTTCGAGGCGTCCTCGACCGTGCTGCTGTTCGTCGGGCTGTTCACCGCGACCACCTATCTGCTGGCCGGCCACGCGCGCGAGCAGGTGTGCATCTACATGTGCCCCTGGCCGCGCTTCCAGGCGGCGATGCAGGACGAGGAGAGCCTGACCGTCACCTATGAGGACTGGCGGGGCGAGGGCCGCGGCCATCTGAAGCGCTCGCAAAGCTGGGAGGAGCGCAAGGCGAAGGGGCTGGGCGACTGCATCGACTGCGGGGCCTGCGTCCATGTCTGCCCGACCGGGGTGGACATCCGCAACGGCCCCCAGCTCGCCTGCATCGGCTGCGGCCTGTGCGTGGACGCCTGCAACGACGTGATGGCGAGGATCGGGCGGCCCGGCGATCTGGTCCGCTTCGATTCCCTGAACGCCCAGATCGCGCGGGCCAACGGCGCCAAGCCGGCGTTCAAGCCGGTCCGCCCGCGCACCATCATCTACACGCTGCTGCTGGTCGTCGTCGGCGGGATGATGGCCGCCGGGCTGGTGCTGAAGCCGAAGGTGGACGTGAACATCCTGCGCGACCGCGCGCCGCTGTTCGTCACCCTGTCCAACGGCGAGATCCAGAACGCCTACACGGTCAAGGTCCTGAACATGACGCGTGCGGCCCAGAGCTACCGCCTGTCCGTCAGCGGGCTTCCCGGCGCCGCCCTGTCGGTGGCCGGCGGCGAAGACGCGGCGGCGGACGGCTCCGTCCTGATCCAGGCCGATCCCGACAGCGTGGCGACCCACCGCGTGCTGGTCCGCGTGCCGAAGGAGGCGCTGCGCCAGCCATCGACCCCCACGGCCTTCGTCGTCACCCGCCAGCCGGACGGGCTGACCGTCCAGCACGAGACCGTCTTCCTCGGTCCCTGA